In Dysidea avara chromosome 3, odDysAvar1.4, whole genome shotgun sequence, a single window of DNA contains:
- the LOC136250850 gene encoding uncharacterized protein: MASSVPSASAERNPFGKTLNSQTKYLLMKLWEYFKQEAKKCKISINITERISKATGISRTSIRMEHRKKGGLFTPRKRYKCSRVHVDTDSFDPDTIRQDPFIVQKGGNLSLSKILAKLKNDGVFSGGRTLL, from the exons atggcgtccagtgtaccgtcagcgagtgcggaGCGAAACCCTTTTGGAAAgacgttaaacagccaaacgaagtatctacttatgaaactatgggagtactttaagcaagaagcgaagaaatgtaaaatttctatcaacatcacggagagaatctcgaaggccaccg ggatttcaaggacatccattagaatggagcaccgcaagaaaggcggtttatttacgccaagaaaaag gtacaaatgttcacgagtccaTGTTGATACAGACAGTTTTGACCCAGATACtatcagacaagatccattcattgtacagAAGGGAGGAAATCTATCactctcaaagattttg gctaaacttaagaatgatggtgttttctctgggggtagaacattgctttaa